Proteins from a genomic interval of Candidatus Hydrogenedens sp.:
- a CDS encoding DUF1559 domain-containing protein — translation MKTKKTGFTLIELLVVIAIIGILAAILLPALARAREATRRSSCQNNLKQMGLVFKMYANEAPAGKFPRIQMRDYPGTNIRAQFALSPDIMSIYPDYMNDAKILVCPSDPDNKIFFHGECIFDDPTGEYFMAKYPDASWIVVYWPFCQAAHSYSYFGWVYDKFDEDPTDPDLSLIAGSLGINLPPGTKAPRQIFEHWLEKLVEWFVFGNQTYASGKPDDDGTVSPGYGNAGGTTIYRLREGIERFLITDINNPSTAAKAQSSIFVMLDNFSTFVQEFSHIPGGSNVLFMDGHVQFMRYPSEPPMVPRIAAISGLILNVMASQQN, via the coding sequence ATGAAGACGAAGAAAACAGGCTTTACGCTCATTGAGTTGCTCGTCGTTATTGCTATCATTGGTATTTTAGCGGCTATTTTATTACCTGCTTTAGCCCGAGCCCGAGAAGCAACTCGTCGTTCTTCTTGTCAAAATAACCTAAAACAGATGGGTTTGGTATTTAAGATGTATGCAAACGAAGCCCCGGCTGGAAAATTTCCGCGAATACAAATGCGTGATTATCCCGGCACAAATATACGGGCTCAATTTGCCTTATCACCGGACATTATGTCTATTTATCCAGATTATATGAATGACGCAAAGATATTGGTTTGTCCTTCGGACCCGGACAATAAAATTTTCTTCCATGGCGAATGTATTTTCGATGACCCCACAGGAGAATATTTTATGGCAAAATATCCAGATGCATCCTGGATTGTTGTATATTGGCCATTTTGTCAGGCGGCACATAGCTATTCCTATTTTGGTTGGGTATATGATAAGTTTGATGAAGACCCGACAGACCCCGATTTATCACTCATTGCAGGGTCTTTAGGAATAAATCTTCCTCCCGGCACGAAGGCACCCCGACAGATTTTTGAACATTGGCTGGAAAAATTAGTGGAATGGTTCGTCTTTGGAAATCAAACTTACGCCTCTGGAAAACCCGATGATGATGGGACAGTAAGCCCGGGCTATGGGAATGCAGGGGGAACTACTATATATCGTCTTCGTGAAGGAATTGAGCGATTTTTAATCACCGATATAAATAACCCTTCTACAGCGGCAAAAGCACAAAGTTCCATATTTGTCATGTTAGATAATTTCAGCACTTTTGTTCAGGAATTCAGTCATATTCCCGGTGGCTCCAATGTTCTGTTTATGGATGGGCATGTCCAGTTTATGCGTTATCCATCCGAGCCACCTATGGTTCCACGAATAGCAGCAATTTCAGGTTTGATATTAAATGTTATGGCTTCACAACAAAACTAA
- the dapF gene encoding diaminopimelate epimerase produces MNQLVFTKMHGLGNDYLYIDARGGLPTENIPELSRRMSHRHLGAGADGIILILASEVADFKMRIFNADGSEAETCGNGIRCFAKYVYERGLTHKTDFVIETLAGPNRVVLNVENGKVKSVRSRMGKPSFERSRIPMVGASGQVIEEPIDVEGEVINITAVNIGNPHAVIFVPDATEAPVAELGPKIENHYLFPQRTNVEFVSLIDRSNIVMRIWERGSGITMASGSGSCAAALASMITNRTDRKVNVHLVHGSLTIEWAEDDYVYQEGPAEEVYSATWLLPIP; encoded by the coding sequence ATGAATCAACTTGTTTTTACAAAGATGCATGGATTGGGGAATGATTATTTGTATATTGATGCACGAGGTGGTTTACCTACAGAGAATATCCCGGAATTATCGCGGCGAATGAGCCATCGTCATTTAGGGGCAGGTGCGGACGGGATAATTCTTATCCTTGCTTCTGAGGTAGCCGATTTTAAGATGCGTATCTTTAATGCAGATGGTAGTGAGGCGGAGACCTGCGGGAATGGTATTCGTTGTTTTGCAAAATATGTTTATGAACGGGGACTGACACATAAGACGGATTTTGTTATTGAAACCTTAGCTGGTCCCAATCGTGTTGTTTTGAATGTAGAAAATGGCAAGGTAAAATCTGTTCGTTCGCGTATGGGCAAGCCGAGTTTTGAGCGTTCCCGAATACCTATGGTAGGTGCGTCAGGACAGGTTATTGAAGAGCCTATTGATGTAGAAGGGGAAGTCATTAATATTACAGCGGTTAATATTGGCAATCCGCATGCCGTTATATTTGTTCCGGACGCAACAGAAGCACCTGTTGCAGAGTTAGGACCGAAGATTGAAAATCATTATCTGTTTCCTCAAAGGACAAATGTTGAATTTGTTTCCCTTATTGACCGTTCCAATATTGTCATGCGTATCTGGGAACGAGGTAGTGGAATTACTATGGCAAGTGGTAGTGGTTCTTGTGCCGCAGCCCTTGCTTCAATGATAACCAATCGCACCGACCGAAAGGTAAATGTGCATCTTGTCCATGGTTCGCTTACTATTGAATGGGCAGAGGATGATTATGTATATCAAGAAGGTCCTGCAGAGGAAGTATATTCTGCTACATGGCTTCTTCCTATTCCATAA
- a CDS encoding extracellular solute-binding protein has product MIAIRQYKGNTIFEKGVGLYFVFVFIAMYSINGRCEEYTRIYYWGNELDFFVSETVRDFEHVYNGTNGKPKIKVVMGQSASLNKTDDPQRLLCAVAGGDPPDVVFFDRFAVAQWASRGAFLCLQDFYERDLRENPNDPLTLKEEYFFPPCWQESQYQGKLYAIPCDTDNRGLYYNLDLLEKYAEQLKAIGCVDPNNPNKVGPPRTWEQLKKAAVIMTEKDARGDIKQIGFIPNYGNSWLYIYGWLNGGEFMSADGKTCTLNSPEITEALAFMSEIYDAMGGAEKVMAFQSSMLVGDLDPFVAGKVAMKIDGDFAMIPIANARRSMRFGVVPAPAPEGKKRIGWTGGFSYVIPSSARHPEEAWLFIKYLMSKRAIRIRNDAEAEKVRGSGTIFIPRMSARRDLTEWIMEHYLYSDATVENTFKDAMKTFISMMPEAKYRPVTPVGQLLWNEHVRAMWEGIYKKYDNDYLKNAKQALDRSTSIVQRELDKVNYPVEYPNLSWTPVVFVYIITILIILIIITYVLFQKSQARGYFRKEYYAGYFFASPWFLGFLVFGGGPLLFSLIMSFCNYDVLSPPKWVGFENYRFMINDPLFYKSLWNTIYMTISVPLGMIISLGIALLLQREWRGMATYRTLFYLPAIMPGVAASILWLWIFNPQEGMMNAILTQLGTTGPNWLQDPKWSKPALVIMSVWSAGGSMIIWLAGLKTIPVQLYEAAEIDGAGVFRKFFYITLPMLSPYILFNLIMGFIATFQIFTQAFIMTQGGPVDSTLFYAYYLFNNGFQYLRMGYASALAWILFGIILILTILQLKLSQKWVYYEREQ; this is encoded by the coding sequence ATGATTGCGATAAGACAATATAAAGGAAATACTATCTTTGAAAAGGGGGTAGGGTTATATTTTGTCTTTGTATTTATTGCAATGTATTCTATAAATGGCAGATGTGAGGAATATACTCGCATTTACTACTGGGGAAATGAATTAGATTTTTTTGTGAGTGAAACCGTTCGCGATTTTGAACATGTATATAATGGGACAAATGGCAAACCGAAAATCAAAGTGGTTATGGGGCAAAGTGCCTCGCTTAATAAAACAGATGACCCGCAGCGATTATTATGTGCCGTTGCAGGAGGTGACCCGCCGGATGTTGTCTTTTTTGATCGATTTGCAGTAGCCCAATGGGCTTCAAGAGGTGCTTTTCTGTGTTTGCAGGATTTTTATGAACGAGATTTGAGAGAAAATCCAAATGACCCTTTAACGCTAAAAGAGGAATATTTCTTCCCGCCTTGCTGGCAGGAAAGTCAATATCAAGGAAAACTGTATGCAATCCCCTGCGATACGGATAATCGCGGTTTGTATTATAATTTAGACCTGCTTGAAAAATATGCGGAGCAATTGAAAGCCATCGGTTGCGTAGACCCCAATAATCCCAATAAAGTAGGACCACCCCGAACCTGGGAACAATTAAAAAAAGCCGCTGTAATCATGACAGAAAAGGATGCACGAGGGGACATCAAGCAAATCGGATTTATTCCTAATTATGGAAATTCATGGCTGTATATCTATGGCTGGCTAAATGGTGGAGAGTTCATGTCCGCTGATGGCAAAACCTGCACATTAAACAGTCCTGAAATAACAGAAGCCCTTGCTTTTATGTCGGAAATATATGATGCTATGGGCGGTGCCGAAAAAGTCATGGCTTTCCAATCTTCTATGTTGGTTGGGGACCTTGACCCCTTCGTTGCAGGTAAGGTTGCGATGAAAATTGATGGTGATTTTGCTATGATACCTATCGCTAATGCACGCCGTTCCATGCGATTTGGTGTTGTACCAGCACCGGCTCCAGAAGGGAAAAAACGCATCGGCTGGACAGGGGGTTTTTCGTATGTAATCCCATCAAGTGCCCGTCATCCTGAAGAAGCATGGCTGTTTATCAAGTATCTCATGTCAAAACGAGCCATTCGTATACGAAACGATGCAGAAGCAGAAAAAGTTCGTGGAAGTGGCACCATATTCATACCCCGAATGAGTGCAAGACGCGACTTGACAGAATGGATTATGGAACATTATCTATATTCCGACGCTACTGTCGAAAATACTTTCAAAGATGCTATGAAAACCTTTATTTCCATGATGCCCGAAGCAAAATACCGTCCTGTTACACCCGTTGGTCAACTTCTCTGGAACGAACATGTGCGGGCTATGTGGGAAGGTATCTACAAAAAATATGATAATGACTACCTCAAAAATGCAAAGCAGGCATTAGACCGAAGCACTTCCATTGTCCAACGCGAATTAGATAAAGTAAATTATCCTGTTGAATACCCAAACTTGTCTTGGACACCCGTAGTATTTGTATATATTATCACAATACTTATAATTCTAATTATTATTACTTATGTTTTGTTCCAAAAATCACAAGCAAGGGGCTATTTTCGAAAAGAATATTATGCGGGTTATTTTTTTGCAAGTCCTTGGTTTTTAGGCTTTTTAGTTTTTGGTGGTGGTCCATTGCTTTTTTCACTTATAATGAGTTTCTGTAACTATGATGTTCTTTCTCCCCCGAAATGGGTAGGTTTTGAAAACTACCGATTTATGATAAATGACCCCCTATTTTATAAATCCCTTTGGAATACAATATACATGACCATCAGCGTTCCCTTAGGGATGATTATCAGTTTGGGAATTGCTCTTTTGCTTCAACGGGAATGGAGAGGCATGGCAACCTATCGAACCTTGTTTTATTTGCCTGCAATTATGCCGGGAGTAGCTGCTTCTATCCTCTGGCTGTGGATATTCAATCCACAAGAAGGGATGATGAACGCTATTCTGACGCAATTAGGGACAACAGGACCGAATTGGCTTCAAGACCCAAAATGGTCAAAGCCTGCATTGGTTATTATGAGTGTATGGTCTGCGGGCGGAAGTATGATAATTTGGTTAGCAGGTTTGAAAACAATTCCCGTGCAGTTATATGAAGCAGCGGAGATAGATGGTGCAGGAGTTTTTCGAAAATTTTTCTATATAACTTTACCCATGTTGAGCCCATATATTTTATTTAATTTGATAATGGGATTTATTGCAACATTTCAGATTTTCACCCAGGCATTTATCATGACACAGGGTGGACCGGTAGATTCCACTTTGTTTTATGCTTATTACCTATTTAACAATGGTTTTCAATATTTACGAATGGGTTATGCCTCTGCCTTGGCATGGATACTGTTTGGTATCATTTTAATATTAACAATATTGCAACTAAAATTGTCGCAGAAGTGGGTATATTATGAGCGGGAGCAATAA
- a CDS encoding D-alanine--D-alanine ligase, with protein MKTKNSFNPIRVGVLMGGISSEHEISLLSGEGVVRALSTTEYVPIPIIIHRNFNWEFPEKKILKTEEALVELKRIGIQVVFNALHGAFGEDGRIQGLLDWLHIPYTGSDCAACALAMNKVRSKAVAKIAGIRVADHIVFRQDTWIWDRSDSAFRVENELGFPVIVKPSSQGSSVGVTIAEDAKSFLEGVEQALEWDNEVLVEKFIKGREVTCGVWDCEEGVPPRALPVTEICPKTSSFFDYTAKYTPGATEEITPAPIDPKQTQKVQEMALQAHQAIGCSTWSRSDFIIDEEGPVWIEINPIPGLTPTSLYPQEAKCAGISYEQMIQKFVEYAIKKKI; from the coding sequence ATGAAAACAAAAAATTCTTTTAATCCGATACGGGTAGGTGTGTTGATGGGAGGGATTAGTTCGGAGCATGAAATATCGCTTTTGTCGGGGGAAGGTGTAGTGCGTGCTTTGAGCACAACGGAATATGTGCCTATTCCTATTATTATTCATCGCAATTTCAATTGGGAATTTCCAGAGAAAAAGATATTGAAAACGGAAGAAGCCCTTGTGGAACTGAAACGAATAGGAATACAGGTGGTTTTTAATGCACTTCATGGTGCTTTTGGTGAAGATGGACGCATTCAAGGGTTGCTGGATTGGCTCCATATCCCGTATACAGGCTCTGACTGTGCTGCATGTGCTCTTGCGATGAATAAAGTGCGTTCAAAAGCGGTCGCAAAGATTGCAGGTATTCGTGTGGCTGACCATATTGTTTTTCGTCAGGATACCTGGATATGGGACCGTTCCGATTCTGCTTTTCGTGTGGAGAATGAATTGGGCTTTCCTGTGATTGTGAAGCCGTCATCTCAGGGTTCCAGTGTAGGGGTTACAATAGCCGAAGATGCTAAATCTTTTCTTGAAGGGGTTGAGCAGGCTTTAGAGTGGGATAATGAAGTGCTGGTGGAAAAGTTTATAAAGGGGCGTGAGGTTACATGTGGGGTGTGGGATTGTGAAGAAGGAGTCCCTCCACGTGCTTTGCCCGTTACAGAGATTTGCCCTAAAACGAGTTCGTTCTTTGACTATACGGCGAAGTATACGCCGGGTGCGACTGAGGAAATTACCCCGGCACCTATTGACCCGAAACAAACTCAAAAGGTTCAAGAAATGGCTTTGCAAGCACATCAAGCAATAGGCTGTTCTACATGGAGTCGAAGCGATTTTATTATTGACGAGGAAGGACCCGTCTGGATAGAAATAAATCCTATTCCGGGGTTAACACCTACATCGTTATACCCACAAGAAGCAAAATGTGCGGGTATCAGTTACGAACAGATGATACAAAAATTTGTAGAGTATGCGATTAAGAAAAAAATTTAG
- a CDS encoding aminotransferase class I/II-fold pyridoxal phosphate-dependent enzyme, with protein sequence MKKNKKEEKGFSTRREFLKSAGIMTAVAGSSTVNKAWGANETLALFGGKPAVTVSQDDAARWPRYGKAEEDAVVELVRNPSYNPIDKLEEDWKNYMQVPYVKAHFNGTSALTAMFFALNLPPGSEIMVPSYTFFATILPMRLFGLVPVFVDINPQTLNFDLNDAKKRLTPNTKAVLPVHWIGLPADMDEINDWAKEKGLIVLEDCAHAHGARLKGKLMGTWSRMAIFSYQMSKPLPAIEGGMGIYQNAEDWGRAVAFGDYKVTNLPKDNPYAKYAGSGLGVKFRMHPMAAALARCQLVGLEERNEAGVRQVRKLNDQLLELEGISEQTSGRKDIKRLHYQWNMLFVDEKKTGVPRNRLVEALRAEGVRADGVHYTLQHELPVYAEDEWWHHKPVIPELPGSKQANDTNIALPYFTTEVPELVEQYVKAFQKVWAHRKELV encoded by the coding sequence ATGAAAAAAAACAAGAAAGAAGAAAAGGGTTTTTCAACACGCAGAGAATTTTTAAAGTCTGCGGGAATTATGACGGCTGTTGCTGGTTCCTCAACTGTAAATAAGGCATGGGGCGCCAATGAAACATTAGCGTTGTTTGGTGGCAAACCAGCGGTAACAGTTTCACAGGACGATGCGGCTCGCTGGCCTCGTTATGGTAAGGCGGAAGAAGACGCCGTAGTAGAATTGGTTCGAAATCCATCTTACAATCCAATAGATAAATTGGAGGAAGATTGGAAGAACTATATGCAGGTGCCGTATGTAAAGGCACATTTTAACGGAACAAGTGCATTAACAGCGATGTTTTTTGCCCTTAATTTACCGCCCGGCAGTGAAATTATGGTTCCATCGTATACCTTCTTTGCTACAATACTTCCGATGCGATTATTCGGATTAGTCCCTGTTTTTGTTGACATCAATCCACAAACGCTCAATTTTGACCTGAACGATGCAAAAAAACGGCTAACGCCAAATACCAAGGCTGTCCTACCGGTTCATTGGATTGGCTTACCTGCCGATATGGATGAAATTAATGACTGGGCAAAAGAAAAAGGTCTTATTGTTTTAGAAGATTGTGCTCATGCCCACGGGGCGAGATTAAAAGGAAAACTTATGGGCACATGGAGCCGAATGGCTATTTTCAGTTATCAAATGAGCAAGCCCTTACCTGCAATTGAAGGAGGTATGGGCATTTATCAAAATGCGGAGGATTGGGGCAGAGCCGTTGCCTTCGGTGACTATAAAGTAACAAATCTACCCAAAGATAATCCCTACGCAAAGTATGCAGGTTCCGGTTTGGGTGTAAAGTTCAGAATGCATCCGATGGCAGCCGCACTTGCTCGTTGTCAATTAGTCGGATTAGAAGAACGAAATGAAGCCGGTGTCCGTCAGGTTCGTAAATTGAATGACCAACTTCTGGAATTGGAAGGAATTTCGGAACAGACCAGTGGAAGAAAAGATATAAAACGCCTGCATTACCAATGGAACATGTTATTTGTTGATGAAAAGAAAACAGGTGTTCCAAGAAATCGCCTTGTAGAGGCTTTGAGGGCAGAAGGTGTCCGTGCCGATGGAGTTCATTATACGCTACAACATGAATTACCTGTATATGCAGAAGATGAATGGTGGCATCACAAACCTGTTATTCCCGAACTGCCCGGCTCAAAACAAGCAAATGATACAAATATAGCCCTGCCCTACTTTACTACAGAAGTGCCCGAACTGGTTGAACAGTATGTAAAGGCATTCCAGAAAGTTTGGGCTCATCGCAAAGAATTGGTATAG
- a CDS encoding ABC transporter permease subunit, whose protein sequence is MSGSNNILKKIGQGLRFGAYHAILLAGAIVFSAPFVWLIGTSFKSPDELYPPSWFPPMPANVVTSPYFGANANELPIQPVDVNDETWEAYLEKGRETVRGKLLTIKDTLPNFIQPYVEEPYLTDFILGSFFRRMPKELWTSGLNDFSSWINSEINSEIVINAFDAIYRRVALGELIVKTWDAETVKVGDAETLKWELHSDCAKFVPRLEYFNRKGIEVHYDFSKGDHFVVETIADCNISADEFKRLRLSLHGDKSWYSIHAIIDIGGKRFKSVEPIYLQYNQWQDCLWQVYSHEDKSIMMKSWYTIKEIGNSPETPEGKLRLKLEIRKTSYPIVLARKAWGNYREVLREVPIIKYTYNSLLLVLMNIIGQIFSASFVAYAFARLRWPGRDYYFILILATLMIPAQVTLVPQFLIWKSFGLYNTLVPLWAGSFFGNAFFIFLLRQFMLSIPKDLEDSALIDGCGYLRIYRHIILPLIKPALATVAIFTFLWVWNDFMGPLIFLTDQEKYPLSLGLFALHALMIWLARFELMMAAAVLMTLPVIALFFFAQRQFIQGITLTGLKG, encoded by the coding sequence ATGAGCGGGAGCAATAACATTTTGAAAAAGATAGGGCAGGGGCTTCGTTTTGGAGCATACCATGCTATCCTTCTTGCAGGTGCAATTGTGTTCTCTGCTCCTTTTGTGTGGCTTATTGGAACAAGTTTCAAGTCCCCGGACGAATTATATCCACCCAGTTGGTTTCCACCCATGCCTGCTAATGTGGTTACATCTCCTTATTTTGGTGCAAATGCTAATGAACTGCCTATTCAACCGGTAGATGTAAATGATGAGACTTGGGAAGCATATTTAGAAAAAGGGCGAGAGACTGTTCGCGGGAAATTATTAACAATTAAAGATACATTACCTAATTTTATTCAACCTTATGTAGAAGAACCCTATCTTACAGATTTTATATTAGGTAGTTTTTTCCGTCGTATGCCCAAAGAGTTATGGACTTCAGGACTTAACGATTTTTCTTCATGGATAAATTCTGAAATAAATTCTGAAATTGTAATCAATGCATTTGATGCCATATATCGGCGTGTAGCATTAGGAGAATTGATTGTAAAAACATGGGATGCGGAAACGGTGAAGGTAGGTGATGCGGAAACATTAAAATGGGAATTACATAGCGATTGCGCCAAGTTTGTTCCGAGGTTGGAATATTTCAATCGAAAAGGGATTGAGGTTCACTATGATTTTTCAAAAGGGGACCATTTTGTTGTGGAGACCATTGCCGATTGTAATATTTCAGCAGATGAATTTAAGCGATTACGATTGAGCCTTCATGGGGATAAATCCTGGTATAGTATTCACGCCATTATTGACATAGGAGGGAAACGATTTAAATCCGTGGAGCCCATTTATCTCCAATACAATCAATGGCAGGACTGTCTCTGGCAGGTATATAGCCACGAAGATAAAAGTATCATGATGAAAAGTTGGTATACGATTAAGGAAATCGGAAATAGTCCAGAAACGCCTGAGGGGAAACTGCGTCTGAAATTGGAGATAAGAAAAACTTCCTACCCTATAGTTCTTGCACGGAAAGCATGGGGAAATTATCGGGAAGTATTAAGGGAAGTTCCTATCATTAAATATACTTATAATAGTTTGCTTTTAGTATTAATGAATATCATAGGACAGATTTTTTCTGCTTCTTTTGTAGCGTATGCCTTTGCCCGACTTCGCTGGCCTGGTCGTGATTATTATTTTATTCTGATATTGGCAACACTGATGATACCTGCTCAGGTAACGCTGGTGCCTCAATTTCTAATATGGAAAAGTTTCGGATTGTATAATACTCTTGTTCCATTGTGGGCAGGTTCTTTCTTCGGCAATGCCTTTTTCATTTTTTTGTTGCGGCAATTCATGTTAAGCATCCCGAAGGACCTTGAAGATAGTGCCTTAATTGATGGCTGTGGATATTTGCGTATATATCGTCATATTATACTTCCACTTATCAAACCTGCATTAGCCACAGTGGCAATTTTCACTTTTCTATGGGTATGGAACGATTTTATGGGTCCGTTGATTTTCTTGACTGACCAGGAAAAGTATCCGTTAAGTTTAGGTTTATTTGCATTACATGCTTTGATGATTTGGTTAGCACGGTTCGAACTTATGATGGCAGCGGCTGTGTTGATGACTTTACCTGTGATTGCGTTATTTTTCTTTGCTCAACGGCAATTTATACAGGGTATTACTTTAACTGGACTGAAAGGATAA